A DNA window from Ipomoea triloba cultivar NCNSP0323 chromosome 10, ASM357664v1 contains the following coding sequences:
- the LOC116033118 gene encoding uncharacterized protein LOC116033118, with protein MWTYIGRSDPQKHIDMYYGNMLMLGVTDAVICRAFFATLAGRAAEWFRKLEPRSIGNFSQLADKFVRRFAISRSKKKPYTYLNGVKHDPGETLSAFLHKWDREIDQVEPMEDQAAIHALLMSLRSGLLYYDLVVHPPKTYEEAITRAKHHADATEANMAKRGEEQPVDRDRGHDPRRNRQRFKQRGRPEDGPRFTPLTKPLVEVFQYAEQCNLVHPPDPVPEGPDKNKYSVFHKTKGHETVECIALRLVIEQLIQNGELEPFVKRDKRDKGKLKKNVWKRNPKEQSKAPGPHGPSDDKAAGKKPVIHVIYGGPEGGDSSRQRKQWARNLYVGSVH; from the coding sequence ATGTGGACTTACATCGGTCGGTCGGACCCTCAAAAACACATCGACATGTACtatggcaacatgttgatgttAGGAGTGACTGATGCAGTCATATGTAGAGCTTTCTTTGCAACTTTGGCAGGCAGAGCGGCCGAGTGGTTCAGGAAGTTGGAACCTCGGTCGATTGGAAACTTTAGCCAGCTAGCTGACAAGTTCGTGAGGCGGTTCGCAATCAGCAGATCGAAAAAGAAGCCCTACACTTATCTAAATGGAGTCAAGCATGACCCGGGGGAGACCTTGTCCGCTTTCTTGCACAAATGGGATCGTGAGATCGACCAAGTAGAACCAATGGAAGACCAGGCAGCAATCCACGCTCTCCTCATGTCGCTCCGTTCTGGGCTGCTCTACTACGACCTCGTCGTCCATCCCCCCAAAACTTACGAAGAGGCGATTACCCGGGCCAAGCACCATGCAGACGCTACAGAGGCTAACATGGCTAAAAGAGGAGAAGAACAACCGGTCGATCGGGATAGAGGTCACGACCCGAGGAGAAATCGACAACGTTTTAAGCAACGTGGCCGACCGGAGGATGGACCGCGATTCACTCCGTTAACCAAACCCCTAGTGGAAGTCTTTCAATATGCCGAGCAATGCAACCTGGTCCATCCACCCGACCCGGTACCCGAAGGACCAGACAAGAACAAATACTCTGTTTTTCACAAAACGAAGGGTCATGAGACAGTAGAGTGCATCGCCCTACGTCTGGTTATTGAGCAACTCATTCAAAATGGAGAATTAGAGCCGTTCGTAAAGAGAGACAAACGGGACAAAGGAAAGTTAAAAAAGAACGTCTGGAAGAGGAACCCTAAGGAACAATCGAAGGCACCCGGTCCGCACGGACCAAGCGACGACAAGGCGGCCGGAAAGAAGCCAGTTATTCATGTTATCTATGGAGGACCAGAAGGAGGAGACTCTTCTCGCCAAAGAAAGCAATGGGCGAGAAATTTGTACGTCGGGTCGGTCCACTGA